In the Cryptococcus neoformans var. neoformans JEC21 chromosome 1, complete sequence genome, one interval contains:
- a CDS encoding zinc-finger protein zpr1, putative produces MSSDKTNLFPTLGEVADRTGKAESLEQEGDDRQMQEIESLCMRCHENGTTRLLLTSIPYFKEIVVSSFRCDHCGHRDTEIQSAGEIQPKGVSYTVHLLTRADLDRQIVKSNWATITIPDIQLTIPPGRGQINTVEGIIRDTVRDLNISQPVRRVMDPETGKKIDELLEKLRAAIDMEEDDEDDGGVGMDDDVKPVHHEPSNSSSKEEKPFVPFSMIVDDPSGNSYFQFKGSQSDPQWNMRAYSRTFDQNVILGLVARPEDMSEEQPEGVPIVAADHKLSSAEEFESKRNKNVINRDDGTVVPDEIYSFPATCSSCGHQLETLMQQVNIPYFQDIIIMSSNCYACGYRDNEVKSGGSIAPKGKRITLKVEDEEDLSRDMLKSDTAGLSIPEIDLVLQPGTLGGRFTTLEGLLNEIYTELSTKVFRAGDSTTAGIGQTDSSAGEDEANFGDFLKGLKECMSAQRQFTLILDDPVSNSYLQNLYAPDPDPNMQIEVYERTFEQNEELGLNDMVVEGYNKEAEGTA; encoded by the exons ATGTCCTCTGATAAAACCAACCTTTTCCCCACTTTAGGTGAGGTGGCGGACCGCACAGGGAAGGCTGAGAGTTTGgagcaggaaggagatgacaGACAGATGCAGGAGATTGAGAGTCTTTGTATGAGATGTCATGAAAAT GGCACGACCAGACTGCTCTTGACCAGCATCCCCTATTTCAAGGAAATAGTGGTGTCTTCTTTCAGATGCGATCATTGTGGTCACCGTGATACGGAGATTCAAAGTGCCGGTGAAATCCAGC CCAAAGGCGTCAGCTACACCGTACACCTTCTCACACGTGCCGATCTCGACCGACAGATTGTCAAGTCTAATTGGGCTACAATTACCATTCCCGATATCCAGTTGACTATCCCTCCTGGTCGAGGGCAAATCAATACTGTTGAGGGCATTATTCGTGACACTGTACGAGATCTTAACATCAGCCAACCTGTCCGACGAGTCATGGACCCCGAGACGGGTAAAAAGATTGACGAGCTCCTCGAGAAGCTTAGGGCGGCAATTGacatggaggaggatgatgaagacgatggaGGTGTTGGAATGGATGACGATGTGAAACCCGTACACCACGAACCATCCAATTCTTCGTCTAAAGAAGAAAAACCTTTCGTCCCCTTCTCTATGATCGTCGATGATCCGTCTGGCAATTCTTACTTCCAGTTTAAAGGGTCTCAATCAGATCCTCAATGGAACATGAGAGCTTACAGTCGGACATTTGATCAGAATGTGATATTGGGTTTGGTCGCTCGACCGGAGGATATGTCTGAGGAGCAGCCGGAAGGCGTCCCGATTGTCGCTGCTGACCACAAACTGAGCAGTGCGGAGGAGTTTGAGTCGAAAAGGAACAAGAACGTGATCAATCGGGATGACGGGACAGTTGTTCCGGACGAGATTTACAGCTTCCCTGCTACGTGTTCTTCATGTGGACACCAGCTTGAGACTCTCATGCAGCAGGTCAACATTCCTTACTTTCAA GATATCATCATTATGTCAAGCAATTGCTACGCATGTGGATACCGAGATAATGAAGTCAAGTCTGGTGGCTCGATCGCTCCCAAGGGTAAAAGGATTACTCTGAAGgttgaggacgaggaggatcTTAGTCGAGACATGCTCAAG TCTGATACTGCTGGTCTATCAATTCCCGAAATTGACTTGGTGCTTCAACCTGGTACCCTTGGAGGCCGTTTCACCACTCTTGAAGGTCTTCTCAATGAGATTTACACCGAACTCAGTACCAAAGTTTTCCGAGCTGGTGACTCTACTACCGCTGGTATCGGACAAACGGATTCGAGCGCcggtgaagatgaagcaaACTTTGGGGATTTCCTCAAAGGCTTGAAGGAGTGTATGTCGGCCCAGAGGCAGTTCActctcatccttgacgATCCAGTGTCCAACTCCTATCTTCAAAACCTTTATGCGCCTGATCCTGACCCGAACATGCAAATCGAGGTGTATGAGCGAACGTTTGAGCAGAATGAGGAACTTGGTCTTAACGATATGGTCGTGGAAGGGTATAATAAGGAAGCTGAGGGAACGGCGTAA
- a CDS encoding RAS small monomeric GTPase, putative has translation MSKAQFLREYKLVVVGGGGVGKSALTIQFIQSHFVDEYDPTIEDSYRKQCIIDEEVALLDVLDTAGQEEYGAMREQYMRTGEGFLLVYSITSRSSFEEVSTFHQQILRVKDKDYFPVVVVANKCDLEYERQVQPHEGRDLAKRFNAQCIETSAKQRVNVDEAFIAVVRAIRRYQKESGPPQAVNAPAKSQMSAVGGRAAEKDDHVDKGCCRGCVVL, from the exons ATGTCCAAG GCCCAATTTCTGCGTGAATATAAGCTTGTCGTcgtcggtggtggtg GTGTTGGGAAGTCTGCCTTGACAATCCAATTCATCCAATCACAT TTCGTCGATGA ATATGATCCTACCATCG AGGATTCTTACCGTAAACAATGTATCATCGACGAAGAGGTCGCTTTGTTGGACGTGTTGGACACCGCCGGTCAAGAAGAATACGGCGCTATGCGAGAACAATACATGAGGACCG GAGAGGGTTTCCTCCTTGTTTACTCCATTACTTCCAGAAGCTCTTTCGAAGAAGTATCTACATTCCACCAACAAATTTTGCGA GTTAAGGATAAGGACTACTTCCCAGTAGTCGTAGTAGCGAATAAATGTGATTTGGAGTACGAAAGGCAGGTCCAGCCACATG AGGGGCGTGACTTGGCTAAAAGGTTCAATGCCCAATGTATCGAAACATCTGCCAAGCAACGAGTAAACGTGGACGAGGCCTTTATTGCCGTCGTACGAGCCATCAGAAGATACCAAAAG GAGTCTGGTCCTCCTCAGGCTGTGAATGCTCCCGCCAAATCTCAGATGAGCGCTGTCGGTGGTCGAGCAgctgaaaaggatgatCATGTCGATAAGGGATGCTGTAGAGGATGCGTCGTCCTCTAA
- a CDS encoding heat shock protein, putative produces MDNFTDKSSEVLKAALDKAAEMANAQVHPLHLISVLWEEPNQPSSGPDQPTLLKAALEHVGGNPTLFNRALMHKINRLPVVDPPPSPPLPLANSFNAVIREAQKLQKDQNDQFVAVDHLLLALLRTDASDMKELLRGTGAEPRALEAEIKRKRGGRKVDSKGAEGQFDALNKYCVDLTALAEQGKLDPVIGRDNEIRRVIRILSRRTKGNPVLIGEPGVGKTAIAEGLAQRIVDRDVPASLISRLLALDMGALMAGAKYKGEYEERVKAVLSEVEKSGDEGTQIILFIDEIHLIMAGKDSSGGMDAANLLKPMLARGKLKVIGATTLNEYREYIEKDSAFERRFAQVIVDEPSVPDTVAIMRGIREKYETHHGVRIMDSALVLAAQLAKQYLTARRLPDSAIDLLDEAASAVKVARETRPEAIDELERKKLGLEVEIHALEREKDEASKERLEVAKKAIADLEDKLGPLKREYENDKHLGDQIHELRRKIDELRTKADEAERRYDLATAADIRYHSIPQREQKLQELEQKEAEKGSGQQVAPEMIAEVVARWTGVPVSRLVETEKAKLLRLEKLISKKVIGQPEAVKSVANAIRLNRSGLGNQNRPIASFLLVGPSGTGKTLLAKTLAGVMFNSEDAMVRIDASEYSEKHAISRLIGAGPGYVGHEAGGQLTEAVRRKPYSLILIDEIEKAAREFHQLFLQVLDDGRLTDGKGRVVDFRNTIVMMTSNVGSMYLNEHPSEGAVDPAVRAKVNGAIAKTFPPEFINRIDDIILYRSLSRADIRKVVDVRLKEIQQRLLDNNRKIKLDVDDPSCEWLAQAGYSPTYGARPMARLIQTEILNPLSRLLLQGRVRDGEVAHITVDLRKNRLVVIPNHEPDVIQPDDSEDEDDSMDIEVEEMD; encoded by the exons ATGGACAACTTTACAGACAAGTCCTCAGAGGTCTTGAAGGCCGCCCTCGACAAAGCGGCGGAGATGGCGAACGCTCAAG TCCACCCATTACATCTTATATCCGTCCTCTGGGAGGAACCAAACCAGCCTTCTAGTGGCCCTGACCAGCCCACTTTACTCAAAGCCGCTCTTGAACATGTTGGCGGTAATCCCACCCTTTTCAACCGTGCTCTCATGCACAAGATAAACCGATTACCCGTTGTCGaccctcctccatcacccCCTCTGCCCCTTGCCAACTCCTTCAATGCTGTTATACGGGAAGCTCAGAAATTGCAAAAGGACCAAAATGACCAGTTTGTCGCTGTCgaccaccttctcctcgcGTTGCTTCGCACCGATGCCTCCGATATGAAGGAGTTGTTGAGGGGTACGGGCGCTGAGCCGAGAGCCCTGGAAGCAGAGatcaagagaaagagaggtgGAAGGAAGGTCGACAGCAAAGGTGCTGAGGGACAGTTCGACGCTCTTAATAAAT ACTGCGTGGATCTTACCGCTCTAGCAGAGCAAGGTAAGCTTGACCCTGTGATCGGTCGAGACAACGAAATCCGCCGTGTTATTCGAATTCTCTCCAGGCGCACCAAGGGTAACCCTGTCCTCATTGGGGAGCCTGGTGTGGGTAAGACGGCCATTGCCGAAGGTCTTGCCCAGCGAATTGTCGACCGAGATGTCCCGGCAAGCTTGATCAGTCGTCTACTTGCCCTTGACATGGGTGCTCTGATGGCTGGCGCCAAGTACAAGGGCGAATACGAGGAGCGTGTCAAGGCCGTTCTCAGCGAGGTTGAAAAGTCTGGGGATGAAGGCACGCAGATTATCCTCTTTATTGATGAAATTCACCTGATTAT GGCCGGGAAAGATTCAAGCGGCGGTATGGACGCTGCCAACTTACTCAAACCAATGTTGGCTCGAGGGAAGCTCAAGGTCATTGGTGCTACTACTCTGAACGAGTACCGAGAATACATCGAGAAGGATTCTGCCTTTGAGCGTCGATTCGCTCAAGTCATAGTTGACGAACCTTCTGTTCCAGACACCGTTGCAA TTATGCGTGGTATTCGCGAAAAATATGAAACACATCATGGTGTCCGTATCATGGACTCTGCCCTTGTCCTTGCTGCCCAACTTGCCAAACAATATCTTACAGCACGACGCTTGCCAGACTCTGCCATCGATCTTCTCGACGAAGCAGCCAGTGCTGTCAAGGTTGCCCGCGAAACCCGCCCGGAAGCCATTGACGAGCTTGAACGCAAAAAGCTTGGTTTAGAGGTCGAGATCCATGCCCTTGAgcgagagaaggacgaGGCCTCCAAGGAAAGATTGGAAGTAGCTAAAAAGGCTATCGCCGACTTGGAAGACAAGCTGGGGCCTTTGAAACGGGAATATGAGAACGACAAGCATCTGGGAGATCAGATTCATGagctgaggaggaagattgatGAGCTGCGAACCAAGGCTGATgaggcagaaagaag GTACGACCTTGCTACAGCTGCCGACATTCGATACCACTCTATTCCCCAACGTGAACAAAAGCTTCAAGAGTTGGAGCAGaaagaagctgagaagGGTTCGGGTCAGCAAGTCGCTCCAGAGATGATTGCTGAGGTTGTGGCTCGGTGGACAGGAGTTCCCGTGTCCCGATTGGTCGAAACCGAAAAGGCCAAACTCCTCCGCCTTGAGAAATTGATCTCCAAAAAGGTCATTGGTCAACCAGAGGCGGTCAAGTCTGTCGCTAACGCCATTCGGCTCAATCGATCCGGCCTTGGTAATCAGAATCGCCCCATTGCCTCATTCTTGCTAGTTGGTCCATCTGGTACCGGCAAAACATTGCTTGCCAAGACATTGGCGGGTGTTATGTTCAACAGCGAGGATGCAATGGTTCGTATCGATGCTTCCGAGTACTCTGAGAAGCATGCCATCTCGCGTCTCATTGGTGCCGGTCCTGGATACGTCGGGCATGAGGCTGGTGGCCAGCTGACTGAGGCTGTCAGGCGCAAGCCGTActccctcatcctcattgaCGAGATCGAAAAGGCAGCGCGCGAATTCCACCAGCTCTTCCTGCAAGTTCTCGATGATGGTCGTCTTACCGATGGCAAAGGCCGGGTAGTTGACTTCCGCAACACTATCGTCATGATGACTTCCAATGTCGGCTCTATGTATCTCAATGAGCACCCCTCGGAGGGAGCAGTCGATCCTGCTGTTCGTGCCAAGGTCAATGGGGCTATCGCTAAGACTTTCCCTCCGGAGTTCATCAACAGAATTGACGACATCATTCTATACCGATCATTGAGCAGAGCGGACATCAGGAAGGTCGTTGATGTTAGATTGAAGGAAATTCAGCAAAGGTTGTTGGATAACAACAGGAAAATCAAGCTTGATGTCGATGATCCTTCCTGCGAGTGGTTGGCTCAAGCTGGATACTCTC CGACGTACGGTGCTCGACCCATGGCTCGTCTTATCCAGACCGAAATTCTCAATCCTCTCTCGCGACTCTTGCTCCAAGGGCGTGTGCGAGACGGTGAAGTTGCCCACATCACGGTCGACCTTCGGAAGAACAGGTTGGTTGTGATTCCCAACCATGAACCCGACGTTATCCAGCCGGATGAtagtgaagatgaggatgattcAATGGATATTGAGGTGGAAGAAATGGATTAA
- a CDS encoding protein phosphatase inhibitor, putative, producing MQPTQTHAAPVRKKPSRPFVSSHHRPADEVDDGIFRVVLITSGSVASIKAPDIVGALVKSPNIDVQVVATKASTYFYSQEDVDNSVRSALNLPDEQIGEHFGVRVWTDEDEWSDWKHVGEPILHIELRRWADLVVIAPCSADLLAKIAGGICDSLATSLLRALSPSTPVIVCPAMNTHMYQHRLTTRHLAVVQEDLEYLVSGPQGAGRLACGDDGPGKMTDWRDIVSLIEGFATMHQGRRAVHHSGHSLDRSSDLPLPPFTEAPPTPGRPPKLSSPVESSSVSMQGGSPAKGPSDDVLTGIADWRSMTNELGGDGTAWNRKWWLG from the exons ATGCAGCCCACCCAAACTCATGCTGCTCCCGTTCGTAAAAAGCCCTCGCGCCCATTCGTTTCATCCCACCACCGCCCTGCAGACGAGGTAGACGATGGCATCTTTCGTGTCGTTTTGATCACCAGTGGTAGCGTAGCAAGCATCAAAGCACCCGATATCGTTGGGGCTTTGGTCAAG TCACCGAATATTGACGTGCAAGTGGTTGCGACCAAAGCTTCCACATACTTTTACAGCCAAGAAGATGTAGACAATTCTGTGAGATCAGCTCTAAACCTACCTGACGAACAAATTGGAGAGCATTTCGGTGTGAGAGTCTGgacagatgaagatgaatggTCC GATTGGAAGCATGTAGGAGAACCTATATTACACATCGAA TTGCGTCGATGGGCAGATTTGGTTGTGATTGCACCCTGCTCAGCAGACCTGCTGGCCAAGATCGCCGGCGGAATTTGCGACAGTCTCGCT acttctcttctccgcgCACTGAGCCCATCAACGCCGGTAATCGTGTGCCCCGCTATGAACACGCACATGTATCAGCATCGGCTAACTACTCGGCACCTCGCGGTCGTGCAAGAGGACTTGGAGTACCTTGTCTCTGGACCACAGGGGGCTGGGAGGCTTGCCTGCGGTGATGACG GCCCTGGAAAAATGACAGACTGGCGAGACATAGTGTCTCTGATCGAAGGGTTCGCTACAATGCACCAGGGCCGTCGAGCTGTGCATCATTCTGGTCATTCTCTTGACAGGTCCTCcgatcttcctctcccgccTTTCACAGAGGCGCCTCCAACGCCGGGAAGACCTCCCAAATTATCGTCTCCTGTAGAATCGTCTAGCGTATCAATGCAAGGTGGTTCACCTGCGAAAGGCCCCTCGGATGACGTTTTGACTGGCATAGCAGATTGGAGGTCAATGACGAACGAGCTAGGCGGAGATGGAACAGCATGGAACAGAAAGTGGTGGTTGGGTTGA
- a CDS encoding DNA repair protein RAD5, putative: MSAEASPETGRFRTKSSPELFFPATDSEGEEQNDVPLTIVHPTQSTSSKFSINIASSSRPQHGITTGDFEATSQTSAHDNVDDDFSIVGHNPASSHPQGTIVAPRRKRSLQQAHSHHSSSSSSPVPSAPVIRADFRKGFLGEFVCEGWSLSKGRGYCSPGTKIVIERPKSKSTDVGAPKPGRKDSGPVRLVNGKVVGGVKSKQMTLGSMMAKKVEPAKKVKATTDQIIRFRNERGFEIGRLSIHEAGFLAHLLDTGVIQLSGNVIDCPQNLTTGCTILLNIKVYLARKAFENFGKHKREEHFSFWKDQRETAMEEAMRLRKDSLRSLFERIGVKPIQSSALSKVTPIQGVLNRQKGPDLEGSRLRSSPSTSTAEEKGKGRAAMPAVDDDGEDSGDEAEKLDEKQMNEIDSIYRKAQQGDTRLDEMDPPSTFLYTLRPYQKQALTWMNAREKGDSSVRNESLHPLWEEYLFKKDQLPGEPIEISDDDEQPDSTRKFYWNPYSGELSLKFPTSQNLSRGGILADAMGMGKTCMMASLIHTNREEKPAGNLESQTRDGVEGEIDEEPASKRIKFKQVTLSNQWRAVPTAPKVESFPRATLVVCPVSLAAQWHDELRKMSQQGSINSYVWYGGDRVDIEALLAGDGKERVDVIVTSYGTLTSEYQKWLRTKDRPNYEGGSLYDHEFLRIVLDEAHNIRNRLAMVSKACYELKGQRRWALTGTPIVNRLEDLYSLLHFLRITPWGNYSFFRSFVTVPFLNQDHKALNVVQYILESCLLRREKTMRDKDGRLIVDLPPKTVEIKVLQFSRAERQIYKFLEERAKKRFIDLDADGRAMSNYTSILAMLMKLRQCVDHPLLVLGKSGEDGELGEKILESGAGNGEGNLRDMIAMYAGGIRAETPEDVDKAYAAKVLKELGEQEDTPICELCSNEMFDEVLLPCYHRSCQDCIVEWIGTCEDQNKIASCPSCGKGPIKLADLRSVQRRHKRVNPITDAYPGGRDPNLKSSNDTTVTLGKVDLVTSTKLRALLRQLEEIRQEDPKAKALVFSQFTSFLDLIEATLTKQGIRWLRFDGTMSQAQRANTIEEFGRKTNEPLILLISLKAGGVGLNLTMANYVFLMDTWWNEAIEQQAIDRVHRLGQNKPVYVTRYIIKGTVEKRIMKIQRSKTALVNASLSNGAKTKETTLADIKKIFGMDEEDSEGEVY; encoded by the exons ATGAGCGCCGAAGCCTCTCCAGAAACGGGACGTTTTAGGACAAAGTCTTCCCCAGAACTTTTCTTCCCTGCTACGGACTcagaaggtgaagagcaAAACGATGTCCCCCTCACTATTGTCCACCCGACTCAGAGCACCAGTTCCAAGTTTAGCATCAATatcgcttcttcctctagACCCCAACATGGAATTACTACCGGGGATTTTGAAGCTACCAGCCAGACATCTGCCCATGACAatgtcgatgatgattTTTCTATCGTGGGGCATAATCCAGCTTCATCACATCCCCAAGGGACAATTGTCGCTCCtcgaaggaaaagaagtcTCCAACAGGCACATTCACATCATTCTAGctcgtcttcatcgccTGTCCCATCAGCTCCGGTAATACGTGCTGATTTTAGGAAAGGATTTTTAGGCGAATTTGTATGTGAAGGCTGGAGCCTTTCCAAGGGCCGCGGATATTGCTCACCGGGTACCAAAATTGTCATTGAAAGACCCAAAAGCAAGTCCACGGATGTTGGCGCCCCGAAAccaggaaggaaagacagTGGACCCGTGAGACTTGTCAATGGAAAGGTGGTGGGTGGAGTAAAATCGAAGCAGATGACTCTGGGATCAATGATGGCaaaaaaagtggag CCTGCGAAGAAAGTGAAGGCAACGACAGATCAAATCATACGGTTCAGAAATGAACGTGGTTTTG AAA TTGGAAGACTGTCAATTCATGAAGCTGGTTTCCTCGCTCATCTCCTGGACACCGGCGTCA TCCAACTTAGCGGAAATGTCATTGACTGCCCTCAAAACCTTACCACAGGATGCACTATCTTACTTAACATCAAGGTATATTTAGCTCGAAAAGCATTTGAAAACTTTGGAAAACACAAAAGGGAGGAACATTTTTCATTTTGGAAAGATCAAAGAGAGACAGCCATGGAAGAGGCAATGCGTCTAAGGAAGGATTCGCTGAGGTCCCTTTTTG AGCGTATTGGCGTGAAGCCCATTCAGTCCAGTGCCCTTTCAAAAGTAACACCAATTCAAGGGGTCTTGAATAGGCAAAAGGGACCCGATCTAGAGGGGTCCAGACTCAGATCTTCTCCAAGTACTTCAACTGCCGAGgagaaaggcaaaggcCGGGCTGCTATGCCCGctgtggatgatgatggagaagacAGTGGAGACGAAGCGGAAAAGTTAGATGAGAAACAAATGAATGAGATTGACTCCATTTACCGAAA GGCTCAGCAGGGTGATACTCGTTTAGACGAGATGGATCCTCCTTCGACATTCCTGTACACTCTTCGTCCATACCAAAAGCAGGCCTTGACATGGATGAACGcgagggaaaagggcgaCTCTAGCGTTCGGAACGAAAGTTTGCACCCTCTGTGGGAGGAATACTTGTTCAAGAAAGATCAACTGCCTGGAGAGCCCATTGAGATTtctgacgatgatgaacaACCCGATTCCACACGGAAGTTTTACTGGAATCCTTATAGCGGCGAACTCAGTCTTAAGTTCCCGACCTCCCAAAACCTTTCTCGAGGGGGTATTCTTGCTGATGCGATGGGCATGGGCAAAACTTGTATGATGGCTTCTTTGATCCATACCAACCGCGAGGAGAAACCAGCTGGAAACTTGGAATCGCAGACCAGAGATggggtggaaggagagatcGACGAGGAGCCTGCTTCCAAGCGTATCAAATTCAAACAAGTCACCCTTTCCAACCAATGGCGTGCTGTTCCGACTGCCCCTAAAGTTGAATCATTCCCACGCGCTACTTTAGTTGTCTGCCCTGTTTCCCTCGCGGCGCAATGGCATGACGAACTTCGAAAAATGTCACAACAAGGTTCAATCAACAGCTACGTGTGGTATGGAGGTGACAGGGTCGATATTGAGGCTTTATTAGCAGGTGACGGAAAAGAGAGGGTGGATGTCATTGTGACTTCGTACGGAACCCTTACAAGCGAATACCAGAAGTGGCTGAGGACCAAGGACAGGCCCAACTATGAAGGTGGGAGCCTATATGATC ATGAATTCCTCCGCATTGTTCTTGATGAAGCTCATAACATCAGGAATCGTTTAGCCATGGTTTCAAAAGCTTGTTATGAGCTCAAAGGCCAAAGGCGTTGGGCTTTGACTGGTACTCCTATTGTGAATCGTCTGGAGGATTTGTATTCGTTATT GCATTTCCTACGCATCACACCTTGGGGTAATTATTCGTTCTTCCGAAG CTTCGTCACTGTTCCCTTTTTGAACCAAGATCATAAAGCTCTCAATGTCGTTCAGTACATCCTGGAATCATGCCTTTTGCGCCGAGAAAAGACCATGAGGGATAAGGACGGGCGCCTCATTGTCGATCTTCCCCCAAAGACT GTGGAAATCAAGGTATTACAGTTTTCTAGGGCCGAAAGGCAGATATACAAATTCCTTGAGGAGAGGGCGAAGAAACGATTTATTGATCTGGACGCAGATGGAAGAGCCATGTCAAATTACACTTCCATCTTGGCTATGCTTATGAA ACTCCGCCAATGTGTCgatcatccccttcttgttcttggaAAATCaggagaagacggagaaCTAGGCGAGAAGATTTTGGAGTCCGGTGCTGGCAATGGCGAAGGCAATCTTCGTGACATGATCGCCATGTATGCGGGAGGCATTAGAGCAGAGACTCCAGAAGATGTGGACAAAGCTTATGCGGCTAAAGTCCTGAAGGAATTAGGGGAACAAGAGGATACGCCGATCTGCGAACTTTGTTCAAATGAAATGTTTGATGAAGTTTTGTTGCCTTGTTACCACAGAAG CTGCCAGGATTGTATAGTTGAGTGGATAGGTACATGTGAAGATCAGAACAAAATAGCCAGTTGTCCATCTTGTGGCAAAGGTCCAATCAAACTCGCCGACCTTCGTTCCGTCCAGCGCCGTCATAAGCGTGTCAATCCTATCACTGACGCTTACCCTGGGGGGCGCGATCCGAACTTAAAGTCGAGCAACGATACGACTGTTACATTGGGTAAAGTAGACTTAGTCACAAGCACGAAGCTTAGAGCGCTGTTGAGACAATTGGAAGAAATAAGGCAAGAGGATCCAAAGGCGAAGGCCCTGGTATTTTCGCAGTTTACATCTTTCCTAG ATTTGATCGAAGCCACACTTACCAAACAAGGTATACGTTGGCT TCGGTTTGACGGTACTATGAGTCAAGCTCAACGCGCAAACACCATTGAAGAGTTCGGCCGGAAAACGAATGAACCACTAATTTTGCTTATATCTCTCAAGGCTGGCGGCGTCGGTCTCAATTTGACGATGGCTAACT ATGTATTTCTGATGGACACTTGGTGGAATGAAGCCATCGAACAACAGGCGATCGACCGTGTCCATCGACTGGGGCAAAACAAGCCAGTTTACGTCACGAGGTATATTATTAAAGGCACCGTTGAGAAGCGAATTATGAAGATTC AGCGTTCGAAAACTGCTTTGGTAAACGCTTCCTTGTCGAACGGCGCTAAGACCAAGGAAACGACATTAGCAGATATCAAGAAAATCTTCGGaatggacgaagaagacagtGAGGGAGAGGTTTACTGA